AGATCAAACTCAGAAACAAGATGATCTGCCAGGAACTGGTCAACGCCAATCAGAGGCTGTCCATCAAGACCCGGCAGTTTCAGGAACTGGTGGATTTTCATAACAGTATCCTGGAAAATATCAATGTCGGCATCTTTACCATTGATTCCCGGTTTGCGGTCACGAGCTGGAATAAAAAGATTCAGGAATTGACCGGCATTTCCCGGGAAAACGCTCTGGAGAAAAACATCTTCTCCCTGTTTCCGGTTTTGCGCGAGGATAACCTCCACCAGCGGATATCTCAGGTTGTGCATCATGGAGGAACCACGGAACTGGGCCATATCTACAGCCTCAATCCGCTGGGCGAGCATGTATGCTGTGCCTATAAAATTTCTCCTATCCGCAAGAATGGAGAGATTCTGGGTGCGGTTCTCCTGGTGGATGATATTACCCAGAAGATCAACCTGCAGCAGGAGCTTAACAAGACGCAGCGGTACTTGAGCCATCTGGTGGAAAACTCTACGGATGCCATCATCAGCTTCGATCTGGACGGAGTGATCGTCACCTGGAACCAGGGAGCGGAGGCCATATACGGATACTCTGATAAAGAGGCGATCGGCAGGAAATGGGACATCCTCGTCCCCGCTCATCACCATGATGAGGTGGGCCACCTCTTCAAATGCGTCAAAGAGAACAGCTCGGTCAAGAACCTGGAATTATCGATGATCAACCGGAAGGGGAAAGAAATTCCCGTTACCATGAGTCTGTCCCTGATCAAGGACCCTCATGGTCATATCTTCGGATTATCCTGTATCTCCAGAGATCAGTCTGAAAAGCGCGACCTTCAGAACCAGCTCATCCACACGCAGAAAATGGCTTCTCTGGGAAGCATGGCCGCAGGTATGGCTCATGACATCAATAATCCCCTGGCTTCAATACTCGCCTATGCCGAACTGCTGGTCAACAAGACGGAAAAAATCGGTTTTACCGAGCTGACCGGTCATCTGCTGCAGGTTGAGGAAGATGTCGAGCGGATCGGCAGCATGATCAGGAAAATGCTCTGGTACTCAAAACCATCTCCTCCTCAGCTCAGCCAGGCCAACGTCAACGAGCAGTTGAACAGAGCCGTGGAATTTGCCAATTTTCAAACCCCTCTGCGGGATATCAAGGTAGTTCGGGAATATGATCCGAATCTGCCGGATACCCTTATGAATACTAGAGAGATAGTCCAGGCCTTTGTCAATCTCATTACCAATGCCGTAAAAGCCATGCCGAATAATCAGGGGACCCTGACGCTCAAAACCTTCCAGCGGCATAACATGACTAATGGAGCTGATGAGATCGTGATCATGGTCAGTGATACCGGCATCGGCATTCCTGAAGAGAACCTTGGCAAAATATTCCAATACTGCTTCACCACCGGCGAAAGCACCGGCAAGGGAAACGGCCTCGGTTTATATGTAGTCAGAGCCATTGTCGAAGAAAACGGGGGCAATATCCAGGTGCAGAGCAAAGTAAATGAAGGGACGACCTTTACCATAACCCTGCCCATAAAAACCGATGGAAAATCCAATCCGTTTCTTCAATGAAAGTGGTCAGTGGCCAGTGGTCAGTAAAAACGGTGGTCAGAAAAAGAGCTGATAACTTCAAACTGATAACTTCTTTAATATCGAGGATACCTGCATTATGAAGATAGCCATTGCCGAAAGACTGAATCAGCTTCCTCCCTATTTATTTGCCAAAATCGACGCTTTGAAGGTGGAAGCCATAAAAAATGGGGTGGATATTATCGATCTTGGAATCGGAGACCCTGACCAGCCAACCCCTCTCCATATCCGGGAGAAAATGAAAGAGGCCGTGGAAGACCGGGCCAATCACCGCTACCCGTCCTATCAGGGCCTGCGCGACTTCAGAGAGGCTGTAGCCCGGTGGTACCAGAGGAGATTCGGGGTCGATCTTGATCCTGATACCGAGGTGCTCTCGCTGATCGGATCCAAGGAAGGGATCGCGCATGTTCCGCTGGCCTTTCTCAATCCCGGCGATGTCTGCCTGGTTCCCGATCCGGGTTATCCCGTTTATCAGGCGGGGACTACCCTGGCCGGAGGGATCGTTCATCGCATGCCCCTCCTGCCGGAGAACGGATTTCTCCCGGATCTGACAAAAATCTCTGATCCCACGGTGCTGCAAAAAGCCCGGCTGTTCTTTATCAACTATCCGAACAACCCCACTGCAGCCACAGCCGAGCCGGGATTTTTCCGGCAGGTAATCGACTTTGCCCGAAAGCATAATATCATCGTCTGCCATGACAATGCCTATTCCGAAATTGCTTACGACGGCTATCAGGCCCCGAGCTTCCTTCAGATCGAGGGGGCCAAAGAGGTGGGAATCGAGTTTCATTCCCTGTCCAAAACCTATAACATGACCGGCTGGCGCATCGGTTTTGCCGCAGGCAATGCCGAAATCATTGCCGCTTTGGGCAAGGTTAAAACCAATATCGATTCGGGAATTTTTCAGGCTGTCCAGAGGGCCGGTATCGCAGCCATGAACATGGACCAGGAATGCGTCCGCGATATGTGCAGGCTCTATCAGGAGCGCCGTGATGTCCTCTGCCAGGGGCTCGAATCTCTTGGGTTTACCGTAGTGCGACCCAGGGCGACCTTTTATCTCTGGATCAAGGTCCCCGCAGGCACCACCTCCGAAGCCTTAACCCTGCGGCTTCTCAGGGAGGCGGGAATCATCTGCACACCGGGTACAGGATTCGGCACCTATGGCGAGGGATTTATCCGCATGGCCCTGACCATCCCCAAAGAGCGAATGGCCGAGGCCGTGGACCGGATGAGAAAGGTTTTGTGAGCATCTGCAAGTACCCAGCCTGAAGGGCAATGCCATTAAGTTAAGAGGCAGCGGAGTTCATGCCCAAAGCTCAGGGCACTGTTTTTTCCCCTCTCCCCTGGAGGGAGAGGACTGGGGTGACGTCCACAGTATTTACCGCGCCGTGTACTTCATAAAAACCAGGGAGAAAAATCATGGCCGCTGAGGTCTATCTGGGTCTTGGCTCCAACATTGAACCCCGGATTCTCCACTGCTATCAGGCTATATATCAGCTTCAGCGATCATCTTCTGGTTCTGTGGTCGAGCGATCCTCATTTTATGAGACCGAACCCTATGGGTATGAGAAGCAGGACTGGTTTATTAACCTGGTCCTGAAAATCCGGACCGAGCTCTCCCCGCATAGTCTGCTGAACCTGACTCAGCAAATAGAGAAAAGTCTGGGCAGGGAGATCAATTTCAGGTGGGGTCCAAGGGTCATCGATATCGACATTCTCCTCTATGAGGATGAGCAGATTGAGGAAAAAGACCTGGTAATTCCCCATCCACTGCTGCACCTTCGCAAATTTGTTCTTTATCCCCTGGCCGAAATCGCGCCGGATCTGGAGCATCCGGCGATTGGCAAGACCGTGAGGGAGCTTCTTCAAACCTGTCCTGACCAGAAGAAGGTTAGAAACCTTGAGCACCGAGAAAGCCGGTGAGGAGCCAGGAGTCGGAATGGATCGACAAGAGGCTTCCAGCAGCTTACTGACTTCTTCAAGTTGACCCATCAAGGTTGAAGTATCCCCATATTCCCCTTTGTGCCTGGTTCTGTGCCTGAGTAGATACCTCTGCTGCAACCCCGGCTGATATCCCTTGACATATTTTTTCGGTTTATGGTAGCATAAGTGCTGGTAAATTATGCCCTTTTGATGGTCCGCTGATTGTATTGTCGGTCCACTGGTTATGGTGGCATACCGTGGCAATCCACTGATCAACGATCAACAGCAGTATATTCCCTCAGGGAGAATTTCATGAGAAAGGAAAAGATAATCCTTCTTTTTGGCCTTGCCCTGCTGCTCTTCCTTGTTTTGGGAAAGGCAGCCGACATCTATGGAGAGTTGTTGTGGTTTCAAGGGCTTGGTTACAGTTCGGTATTCTGGACCATCCTGCTTACCAAGGGATTGACGGCCATTGCTCTGGGAACATTGTTCTTCCTGGTGGCGGGGCTTAACCTGTATCTGGCCCGAAAAACCGGGCCTTCAAAAAAACAGTGGGAGCTTTCCGTCCGGCGGCAGGGCATGGGAGGAGTGGAAACCATCCCCATCAGGCCTGAATACGTTAACCGGCTTCTGTTGCTCGGCTGCCTGGTTCTCAGTGTATTTATGGGTATATGGCCGGCAGGGATGAAGTGGGACGAATTTCTCCGGTTCTGGTATCAGACCCCTTTTTCCCGTCTTGACCCGATCTTTCACCGGGATATCGGATATTTTGTCTTTTCTTATCCGGTCATGGTGTTCATGCAAAAATGGCTTTTTTATACCCTGCTGATAACCACTGGACTGGTTGGCTATATCTATTCGAAAGATGGGGAGATACGGCTCAAGTTGGCTGACTTCATGTTTACCCGCAGGGCCAAGGCCCACCTGTCGGTTTTAGCCAGTCTTCTTCTGCTGCTCTTTGCCTGGGACAAGCGGCTCAAAATGCTGGGGCTGCTCTATTCATCGAGGGGCGTGGTCTTCGGTGCCAGCTATACGGATATGCACGCTCAGTTGATAGCCTACTGGATCCTGTTCATCATTGCCGGGGTGTGTGCCTTTTTATTCTGGATCAATATCTCCTCAAGGGGGTGGAAGTGGCCCCTGATCGGTCTGGCCAGTTTGTTTGTCCTTTCTATCCTGGTGAATGAGCTCTACCCCTGGGCACTCCAGCAGTTTATCGTCGAACCTAATGAACTGGCCAAGGAACGGCCGTATATTCAGCACAATATTCAGTATACCCGCCTGGGATATAACCTCGATAAAATCGAGGAGAAAAATTTTCAGGCCCTTACCAACCTGAGCCTGGCGGATATCCAAAAAAATGCTCTTACGCTCAGGAATGTCAAGCTGTGGGATAAAAAACCCCTGAAACAAACCTACAGCGAGCTTCAGGAGATGCGGCTGTACTACAATTTTATCAATGTGGACGAGGACAGGTATATTCTCAATGGAGAACATACCCAGGTTATGCTCTCTCCCCGGGAGCTTAATCAAAGTCAGTTGCCCGAACAGGCCAGGACCTGGGAAAACGAACACTTTAAATACACGCACGGCTACGGACTCTGCATGAGCCCGGTTAACAGCGTGACCGAAAAGGGATTGCCCAATCTGGTAATCAAGAATATTCCTCCGGTCAGCGAGGTGGACCTGAAAGTCAGGCGGCCCGAGGTGTATTATGGAGAGCGGGCCAATGATTTTGTGATCGTCAATACGGCCAGTCCCGAGTTTGACTATCCCAGGGGAGACACCAATGTCTATACCAATTACCAGGGAAAGGGCGGGGTGAGGGTTGGATCATATCTTCACCGGCTGATTTTTTCCCTGAAGTTTTCAGACTTTAAAATCCTCCTTACCAGTTATGTCAAACCTGAGAGCCGCATTATGTTTCACCGCGAAATCAGGGATATGGTCAGGACCCTGGCGCCCTTTTTGATCTATGATCGGGACCCTTATCCGGTAGTCTCATCAGCCGATGGGCATATATACTGGATTCAGGATGCCTACACGACCACGGACAAATATCCCTATTCCGAGCAATCCATGCTGGTTTCGGCTGATGACAGCCTGCCCCTCCAGGGAGGAGGACCGCTGCCGATGCTTTTGTCCGGTCGGCAGCCCGGAGCTGGAATAATCAATTACATCCGGAATTCGGTCAAGGTGGTAATCGATGCCTATGATGGGACGGCGATTTATTATGTGGTCGATCAGGAAGATCCGATCATTCAAACTTATCAGAAGATGTTTCCTGCGCTGTTCCGGCCTTTTTCCGAAATGCCGCAGGATTTGCGGTCCCATATCCGGTATCCCAAGGATTTATTTGAGATTCAGGCCAATATGTATCAGCTCTACCACATGCAGGATGCCCAGGTATTCTACAATAAGGAAGACCAGTGGGATTTGCCGAGGCAAAAAGGACTCTCAGATCAGGAAGAGTCTCCCATGGAAGGGTACTACCTGACCATGCGCCTGCCGGAGCAGGAAAAAGAGGAATTCCTCCTGATGGTGCCCTTTACCCCGAATAATAAAAGCAACATGATTGCCTGGATATGTGCCCGGTGTGATGGTCCTGATTACGGGAAACTGCTGGTCTATAAGTTCCCCAAGGAAAAGCTCATTTACGGTCCCCGTCAGGTCGAGGCCCGGATCGATCAGCAGACGGAGATTTCCCGTGAGCTGACCCTGTGGAGTCAGCAGGGCTCGCAGGTCTTTCGGGGAGACCTTCTGGTCATCCCCATTGAGCGGGCAATCCTCTATATCGAGCCGGTGTATCTGGTGGCCGCAGGGGAAAGCCAGTTGCCTGAATTAAAGCGGGTGATCGTGGCCTATGGAGATAAGATCGAGATGAAGCCAACGCTGCCGGAAGCCATGCAGGCGGTCTTTGGCCAGGAGATGGCAGAAGCCGCTCCGCCGCCGCCTCCCCCGGCCCAGCAGCGTGAACCGGCGCAGATACCGGGCGGCGGAGCACAGTCACTGAACGATCTGGCCAGGCAGGCTGATCAGTATTTCCAGAAAGCCCTGGAGAGCCTGCGAAACGGAAACTGGGCACAGTATGGCCAGTATCAGGATGATCTGGGAAAAGTCATTCAGGAATTACTCAAAGCTTCAGAGGGAAAATGAAAAGAAGAAAAACCTTACCTGCATTACCTACACTACGCATGGCTGTTGCAGGCATTGTTCTGGCCGCCATATTCGGCCTTGGAGGATGCCAGGGGATGAAAGCCCGTTTGCAGGAGGCGGAGAACCACTACGAATACGGCCTGCTCTACCTTCGGAATGGAAAATATAACCTGGCCTTTGGTGAATTCCAGAAGGCCAGGGAGCTCAATCCGAAAGACCCGCGGGTATATAACGGGCTGGGATTGACCTATTATTTCCAGGGGAAATTCTCCGCGGCTATCCAGGAATACCATAAAGCGATCAGGCTGAGCCCGGAGTATCCGGAAGCCTATAACAACCTGGCTGCCGCTCTGGGCAAGGAGGAGCGGTGGTCTGAGGTCATCCGCTATGCTGACAGGGCGCTGGCGATCCCTTCGTATACGACGCCCGAATTGGCACACTTTAATAAAGGATTAGCCTATTATCGCCGCGGGGAATACGAAAAAGCCAGGACTGAATTTGAAACCTCACTGGAATTGGATGCAAACTATGCCGATACGCACTTTCATCTGGGTTTGACTCTGCTTGCGCTGAAACAGCATGCATCTGCCGTAAAATCCTTTCAGAAAGCTCTGGAACTGCTCTCTATGGCTGAGGAGAGCCAGAACGATGCTCTCGCTGTCGAGTGCCGCTACCACCTGGCTTTAGCCTATTTTCAGAGTGGACAGAGCGATCTGGCAGCCAGAGAATTCCAAAAGGTTATTGATCTTGCTCCGGACAGTGGCCGGGCTGGGGAGGCTCGAGGGTATCTTGGCAGGCTGAAGATGAAGTAAAGACAAAATACAAAGGTAAAGGCAAAGGGCACCACTCAAGACACAGAGGCACAGAGAAAAACAATGGAACTTAAACCAACAAGCTGGTTTCAGCGGCTGCGGCAGGGCCTGGCGAAAACCCATAATACCCTTATGGGCGGCATCAACAGGCTGCTTCGTGGCAAGACTGCGGTTGATGAGGAATTATTTGAAGAGCTTGAGGAAGTTTTAATCCTGGCTGACCTTGGCTTTCAAACCTCTCATGAGGTGGTGGATCGGCTGCGGGATAAGGCCCGGCGGCAAAAAATCACCGAGGCTTCGATGCTCCGGTCAGTCCTGCAGGCGGAGCTTCTGGAAATAGTAAAACCGTTTCAATCTCCCCTGGATATTTCCGCACACGCTCCCTTTATCATGATGGTGCTGGGAGTCAACGGTGTTGGAAAAACCACGACCATTGGCAAATTGGCTGCCCGCTATACCCGGCAGGGGAAGAAGGTGCTCCTGACCGCGGGGGATACCTTCAGGGCTGCGGCTATTGAGCAGCTCGAAATCTGGGGTCAGCGGGCAGGGTGTAGCGGAGTGATCAAACACCAGTCCGGTTCGGATCCTTCAGCCGTGGTTTATGATGCCATTCAGGCTGCCCGGTCACGAAACATGGATTTAGTGATTATCGATACCGCAGGCAGGCTGCACACCAAAGACCACCTGGTGGCTGAGCTGCAAAAGATGAAACGGGTAATCTCCCGGGAAATGCCGGAGGCTCCGCATGAAATCCTTCTGGTACTGGACGCTACCACAGGTCAGAATGCGCTCCAGCAGGCCCGGCAATTCAATGAGGCGCTTCAGGGAATCACCGGCCTTGCGCTGACCAAACTGGATGGCACAGCCAAGGGAGGCATCATTTTCAGCATCGTTCATGAGCTGTCCATACCGGTCAGGCTGATCGGTGTGGGTGAAAGCGTCGAGGATCTTCGCGATTTTGAGGCCGATGAATTCATCGCTGCCTTGTTTGAAACCGCTGAGGAAGATTGAAATATGGATAGAGAATACATGAATCAGGTTTTTAAACTGGCTGCTCAGGGCAAGGGAAGAACTTCCCCCAATCCGATGGTAGGGGCTATTATTGTCAAGAATGACAAGATCGTGGGGCAGGGATACCATGAGCGGTACGGGGCTCCCCATGCGGAAATCCGGGCACTTCAGGACGCCGGAGAAAATGCCCGGGGCGCTACCCTCTACATTAACCTTGAGCCCTGCTGTCACCAGGGGCAGACGCCGCCCTGCATCCCTGAAATCGTCCGCGCCGGTATCCAGCGGGTCGTGGTGGCTACCAAAGATCCGAATCCCCTGGTAAACGGGCAGGGGATCAGAGAGCTGAAAATGCAGGGGATCGAGGTCAAGACCGGCGTTCTGGAAAGCGCTGCCCGAAAGTTCAACGAATACTTTTTTAAGTATATCAGGACCAAGACCCCCTTTGTTATCCTGAAAATGGGCATGAGCCTCGATGGGAAAATGGCCACCAAGACCGGTGACTCCCGGTGGATAACCAGCGCGCTGCTGCGGGGCTTTGTCCATCAACTGCGCAACGAGATCGATGCCACCCTGGTGGGTATCGGGACGGTGATTCGCGACAACCCCCGTCTGACCACGCGGCTCAAAGATGAACCGGGCAGGGATCCCAAAAGGATCGTGGTCGACAGTCTCCTGCGGATCCCGTTAAAGGCCCGGATATTTACCCAGCAGTCGGAGGCCGAAAATATCATCGTCACCACGATCAATGCACCGGTAGAACGGGTCAAGGAGCTGGAAAAGACGGGTGCCCGGATAATTTTTGTGAAAACCATGGGCAAGAATATGGTGGATATGAAGGATATGGTTGTCAAGCTGGGGCAGTTGCAGATCACTTCGCTCATGATCGAGGGAGGAGCCAGTATTAACGGTTCTGCCATCCAGGCGGGGATCGTCGATAAGGTGATCATGTTTATCGCACCCAAGATTATCGGAGGCGCCGCTGCCCCAAGCACCATCGGAGGTGACGGGGTGGCCAGGGTAGATGATGCCATTAAGCTGAATAACATCAAAACCAAACGCTTTGGTAACGATCTGATGATTGAAGGATATGTCGAGAAGCCGCCTTCAGCCTGCATCTGGTCTCCCTTTGGATGCAGCGGGGAATAGCGGAAAGGGGGCTTTTGAGGTTTTTTTGTGTTTACCGGTATCGTTGAAGAAGTGGGAACGGTTGCCAGTGTGCACCGCACGGGAGAGATTATCAAGGTCAGGGTCAGGACCTCACAGGTTGACAGTACAGACCGGATCGGGGACAGCATTTGTATTAACGGCGTCTGCCTGACGGTGGTTTCTCTGACTGACCAGAGCCTTGAATTTGATCTTTCGCTGGAAACGGCCAGGACAACGACCCTTGGCAGTTTGCGGGTCTCGGACCGGGTCAATATGGAACGGGCACTGCGGTTGAGTGATCGCCTGGGAGGGCATCTTCTTTCCGGCCATATCGACGGTGTCGGATACATCAGAAAGCTCTCGAAAAACGGCTGGCATTACCTGCTGGGAGTGGCCCCCCCAAAGAGTGCTTCCTGCTACCTGGTTGACAAGGGATCGATCGGTCTTGACGGAATCAGCCTGACGGTTGCTTCCCTGGAAGATGGGCTGGTGTGGGTATCCGTCATCCCCCATACCGCTGAAGTAACCACCTTGAAAGAAAAGAAAACGGGTGATGCGGTCAATGTGGAAGCAGACCTTCTGGCTAAATATGTTCATCGTCTCCTGACTGCTCATCCCCTGTCTCAAGCTGCCGGTTCCCCGGAAAATTCCACGCTGGGAAAAGAATTTTTAGCCAAACATGGGTTTTTATCATAATAACAAGAATTCAGGAGTCAGGAGCCAGGAGTCAGAATAAAAACCTTCTGAATTCCGCCTTCTGAATTCTGACTCCTCGATTGTTTTGAGGGAAATATCTTATGTGCTTTAGTACGATTCCAGACGCCCTGGAAGATCTTCGCCAGGGCAAAATGCTCATTGTTATCGATGACGAGGACCGGGAGAATGAAGGGGACCTCACCGTTGCCGCTGAAAAGGTCACGCCGCAGATCATCAACTTTATGGCCCAGTATGGCCGCGGGCTGATCTGCCTGCCCATGACCGGCCAGAGGCTGGATGAGCTGAAAATCCCGATGATGGTTCAGGAGAACACCTCATCCTTCGAGACGGCCTTCACGGTTTCGATCGAGGCCAAACATCAGACTACTACCGGGATCAGCGCCGCAGACCGGGCGGCAACTGTTTTAGCGGCCATTGATCCGAAAACACGGCCAGAAGACCTGGCCCGGCCTGGTCACATGTTCCCGCTGCGGGCCAAAGAGGGCGGGGTTCTGGCACGGACCGGACAAACCGAAGCAGCCGTGGATCTGTCCCGTCTGGCCGGTTTATACCCGGCAGGGGTTATCTGTGAAATCATGAATCCTGACGGCACCATGGCCAGACTTCCTTCTCTGATCGAATTCTCGAAGAAGCATGACATCAGGCTGATTACCATTAAAGACCTGATTACCTACCGGCTGCAAACGGAAAAGCTGATTCTGCGGGCTGCATCTTTCTCCCTGCCCACCCTGTACGGTATATTTCAATCTATCGCCTATCAGAGCAGTATCGACCGGCAGGTTCACATCGCCCTGACCATGGGGACATGGTCTGCCGACGAGGAAGTGCTCGTGCGGGTCCATTCGGAATGCCTGACCGGCGATGCACTGGGATCGCTGCGGTGCGATTGCGGGGCACAGCTCAAAAGAGCCATGGAAATGATCGCTCAGCGGGGAAAGGGGGTCATCCTCTACCTGCACCAGGAAGGCCGGGGTATCGGCCTGCTGAACAAACTGCGGGCTTACGAGCTTCAGGATGGAGGCAAGGACACGGTCGAGGCCAACGAAGCCCTTGGGTTTAAGGCAGACCTTCGCGAATATGGAGTGGGTGCCCAGGTGCTGGCTGATCTGGGGCTGAAAAAGATCCAGCTCCTGACCAATAACCCGCGCAAAATCGTCGGCCTGGAAGGGTACGGCCTTCAGGTGACCCGCCGGATACCGATTGAAGTCGAGCCCTGTCAGAACAATGCTCATTATCTGAAAACCAAAAAAAACAAGCTTGGTCACCTGCTGACCATTGAGGAGAAAATGTAATGCCCAAAATTGTGGAAGGGGACCTGAGCGCGGAAGGTATCCGCTTTGGTATCATTGTCAGCCGCTTCAACGACTTTATTACCGACCGGCTGCTGGCTGGTGCTTTGGATGCACTCCTGCGGCACGGAGCAGACGAAGATAATATAGAGGTTATTAAAGTACCGGGCTCTTTCGAGATCCCGTATGCGGCTCTCAAAGTCGCCCAGAAGAAGCGGTATGAGGCGGTCATCTGCCTGGGTGCGGTGATCCGGGGTGATACGCCGCATTTTGAGTATATCAGTGCAGAGGTGGCCAAGGGCATCGCCAAAGTATCCCTGGATACCGGAGTGCCGGTAATGTTCGGAGTTGTCACCACTGACACGATTGAACAGGCCATTGAACGGGCAGGTACGAAAGCAGGCAACAAGGGCTTCCAGGCAGCCATGTGCGCCATTGAGATGGCCAGGCTGTATCGGAAACTGGCCGAAAAGGAGAGTGAGTAAATTCTGATGGGTAAGAGGCGGCTGGCACGAGAATTTGCCCTCCAGATTCTTTTTCAGTTGGACATCACCAGAGACCCTCTTCAGGAAGGAATTGAGTTGTTTTGGGCTGCCCGTGATCAGTCCCCCGAAGTCAAGGAGTTTGCCAATCAACTGGCCACTGGGACCCTGGAGCATCTGGCCTTTATCGATCAGTGCATCTGCCGGTATTCGGAAAAATGGACAATCACCCGGATGCCTACAGTGGACCGTAATGTCCTGCGGCTGGCTACCTA
The bacterium genome window above contains:
- the ribE gene encoding 6,7-dimethyl-8-ribityllumazine synthase, producing the protein MPKIVEGDLSAEGIRFGIIVSRFNDFITDRLLAGALDALLRHGADEDNIEVIKVPGSFEIPYAALKVAQKKRYEAVICLGAVIRGDTPHFEYISAEVAKGIAKVSLDTGVPVMFGVVTTDTIEQAIERAGTKAGNKGFQAAMCAIEMARLYRKLAEKESE
- a CDS encoding bifunctional 3,4-dihydroxy-2-butanone-4-phosphate synthase/GTP cyclohydrolase II; this encodes MCFSTIPDALEDLRQGKMLIVIDDEDRENEGDLTVAAEKVTPQIINFMAQYGRGLICLPMTGQRLDELKIPMMVQENTSSFETAFTVSIEAKHQTTTGISAADRAATVLAAIDPKTRPEDLARPGHMFPLRAKEGGVLARTGQTEAAVDLSRLAGLYPAGVICEIMNPDGTMARLPSLIEFSKKHDIRLITIKDLITYRLQTEKLILRAASFSLPTLYGIFQSIAYQSSIDRQVHIALTMGTWSADEEVLVRVHSECLTGDALGSLRCDCGAQLKRAMEMIAQRGKGVILYLHQEGRGIGLLNKLRAYELQDGGKDTVEANEALGFKADLREYGVGAQVLADLGLKKIQLLTNNPRKIVGLEGYGLQVTRRIPIEVEPCQNNAHYLKTKKNKLGHLLTIEEKM
- the nusB gene encoding transcription antitermination factor NusB, encoding MGKRRLAREFALQILFQLDITRDPLQEGIELFWAARDQSPEVKEFANQLATGTLEHLAFIDQCICRYSEKWTITRMPTVDRNVLRLATYEILFLPEIPDRVSINEALEIARDYGTDESVPFVNGILDKIARDKDELLSSPGLPRDRGPKPE
- a CDS encoding riboflavin synthase, giving the protein MFTGIVEEVGTVASVHRTGEIIKVRVRTSQVDSTDRIGDSICINGVCLTVVSLTDQSLEFDLSLETARTTTLGSLRVSDRVNMERALRLSDRLGGHLLSGHIDGVGYIRKLSKNGWHYLLGVAPPKSASCYLVDKGSIGLDGISLTVASLEDGLVWVSVIPHTAEVTTLKEKKTGDAVNVEADLLAKYVHRLLTAHPLSQAAGSPENSTLGKEFLAKHGFLS